The sequence GTTATCATCATTCGCCAAGCTGCCCGATACGGAAGTGAACACACTGGTGGATAGTCTCAACTCGATAGCTGACCGGTATCGGCGGTTAGGTTTCGACGATGTTTATCTGTCCATTATTCCTAATAAAGCAACTATTCTGGAGCCTAACCGTGGTGCTTATAACCATCTGATCGAGCGGGTGCAAAACAGTCCGAAACTACGGGTAAAAACGGTGAACATCTATACACCTTACAAAGAGGCCAGCCAGGTACCTTACCTAAAAGGTGACACACACTGGAACTGTGCGGGCAGATCGTTATGGCTCGATGCTGTTCGTGAGCAACTTAGTTTATAGCCTTGCAACTCGATTTATTTATCCAATCACAAGAACCGTTTACAAATCTTACCGCTCAATAATTAACCTGTGTTCACGATTCGTATTGATCTATCAAGTGCTCGATTAAATTTGGTACTTTCGGGCTGTGTAGCCACAATTGGACGTGGTGATGGAAAAAACAGAACAGCCAACAGATTTAGTAAGTCCGCTTTGGCAATTATTTCGGGATAAACAGATGAATTTAAGAATATGGGCACTTTTATATAGCATACTACGTGCCTTCTGGTTCATCATAGCTAAGCTTAATCCCCCGATTCATTTGGTATTAATTCTTATTTTCTCTACTTTACCTATATACTTACTTAGTGCACAACCAAAACTAACTGATAGCTTAAAACATGAACTTGTTTTAGCCAACCAGGATACGAGCCGAGTACTGGTATTATCTGAACTGTGTTTACAATACCGACTGTCAAAGCCCGATTCAGCGTTTTGGTATGGCCAGAAAGCCCTTCATCTAGCCAGGCAGATCAATTATATAAAAGGCGAAGCTAATGCTTTAGGAAGTATTGGTTTTGTCATGCGCGAAGTTGGGAATCTGCCCAATGCACTACGAGTAGAATTCAAGGCAATTCAAATAGCTGAAGGTAGTAATGATGCCTATGAAATTGCCCGCAGCATGAACATCGTTGGGAACATTTACCTGGATCTGAAAGATTTTCCCAACGCACTCAGGTATTATCATCTCGCCCGTCAAAAACATACGGCTATTCATCACGAACCAGGACTGGCCATTACGCAATCGAATATTGGCAGTACCTACGAGCAGATGAATAAACTCGATTCAGCGTGGTACTATGAACGGCTGGCCTATCAGAAAATGCTTCGCCTTAATTTGGTCAATAACATGCCCTATGCTCTACGGATTCTGGGGAATATTCAGGCCAAACGAGGCAATCCGAGCCTGGCGATGCATTATTATCGGCAGAGTCTGGCAATAGCGCAGAAGGAATATAATCTTCGCAACATCGCATTCGCGAATACGGCCATTGCCCGACTATATCAGAAAATAAATCAGCCCGATTCCTGCGTTTATTACGCAAAAAAAAGTCTGCTTGAGAGCGAGAAAGGATCGTTTGTACGAGGAGTTTTAATGGCCAGCAGTATTCTGGCTGAGATCTACGAAACCAGGAATACGACCGAAGCACTTCGGTATTATAAACTGGCAGCGATAACAAGGGACAAGCTTTATGGCGCCGAAAAATTACAGTCTCTACAAAGCATAACGTTTGATGAACAGGAGCGGCAGCGCGACCTGGAAGCGGCCCAACTGGCTTACCAGCAACAGGTGAGGCAATATATTTTACTGATTAGCCTGATCATCTTGCTGCTGATTGCACTCATTCTCTGGCGCATCAATCTGCAAAAACAGAAAGCCAATGCATTGCTGTTTCAGCAAAAATTAAAAATCGGGCAGCAGTCTGATCAGTTAACGCTAATGATGCAGGAACTGCATCACCGGGTAAAAAACAACTTTGCTATTGTAACCAGTTTACTCAAACTACAGTCGGTTCGACTGGAAGACGAAAAAGCGATTCAGGCAATGCTCGCTGGTCAGCAACGGGTTGAAGCCATGTCGCTCATTCATCAGCGCCTTTACCAGAGCAATCAGGTTACCACGGTCAATATGGACGAATATATGACAGATCTGGCCAAAGGGCTTATGGGCGCTTACGGTTACAATCTGTCTAATTTCGATCTTTATCTCAACATCGAATACAAAACGTTAGATGTTGACATAGCCATGCCGCTTGGCCTGATTGCCAATGAGTTGCTAACGAATGCATTCAAGCATGCCTATTCGAACAACCAGGAACCCATGCTCCGCATTAGTCTGTTCAACGGCAATGGGCTTACCCTGGAAGTACAGGACAACGGCCCTGGCTTAGACATGACTACCTGGAAAAAGCGTAGTAACAAATCTTCCTTTGGCAAGCAGTTGATTGTTTCGCTCTGTGATCAGTTAGAGGCTCATCTGGAAGTGATCCAGCATAATGGTACGTTGTTCCGTATCAACATTCCCAAACTCTATATGAGCAGCATGCGTACCGTGCTTTCCCAGCAGGCTTTGCCTTCCTGATCGCGTATAGCTCGTTGATGCCTCCTAGATTAACTGAAATAAATCGTTCACGCCCAGCATCCGCTTACTGATGAAGCCCTCGCCGAATTCGACGCCAATCATGTGCCCATGTTCACGCGTGCGGGCTTCGAGAAATTTCATGAACGCTTCACCCGAAATGTAACTCTGAGGCTCGCTACTGGTTGGGTCAAAAAATTGACTTTTATAAGCCCGAATGGCCGCCAGTTTACCTTCCCAGTAAGGGCTTACATCGACCACAAAATCAGGCTTGAGCGAACGATCCTGAATAAAGTGATAGATAAATGAAGGCCGGTGTGCCTGTTGTGGCTGTCCATCTTTTCCTACAGTTTTAATTTGCCGTAAACCAGCATAAAAACAGGCGTCGACCACCAGTTGGGCTGCCCTGCCATGATCAGGATGGCGATCGTCGATGGTGTTTGTGAGGATAATATCGGGTTGATAATGACGAATGACGGGAATCAGGGCCATCTGATGCTCTTCATCGTTCCGAAAAAAGGCATCGCGGAAACCCATATTCTCGCGGGCGACTAAATTCATAATTCGAGCTCCCTCCTCCGATTCCTTCAACCGAATTTCGGGCGTTCCTCTGGTGCCAAGTTCGCCACGGGTCAGATCAACACCTGCAACCGTTTTCCCTTGTGCCACCAGCGATAGGATAGTACCCCCGCAAGTCATTTCGATATCGTCAGGATGAGCCGCAATGGCCAATACATCTACTTTCATGAACTTGTATTTAATTATTCTGGCTTTTTACTGACACGATCAATAGCCAGTTACATTTACAATCAAAGTAAGGTAAAATTTGTTCGCGCCAACCCAAAACAGCAGGCAATCATTTTTCCAGTGAAAAAGGCTATTTTTAGCACCAGAAGGCCCAAAAGCTAACTAACCCCCTTTCCGTTCAAACTCATTTATGTCTTACAAAGCCCTCGCCCTTCAACTAACTTGCCAGAGTATAAATGCCTACCAGACCCGCGACGAAGCCGAAGCGGTCATGCTTCAGACCATTGAACGTCTTGAAAAACAACTAGCCGCTTCCATTAATTTCATTGGCCGCGACACACTGCTGGTTGTTGTCCCCGAATATTTTCTGACGGGTTTCCCGATAACCGAAACCACTCATCAGTGGCGCGAAAAAGCGGCACTGGAGATTGATGGACGTATTTACGAAGCCATCAGTGCGATGGTTCAGCGTCAGCAGATTTACTTTTCGGGAAACGCTTACGAACAAGACCCTTTTTTCCCGGAGCTTTATTTTCAAACCAGCTTTATTATCGGTCCCAACGGCGATGTATTGCTACGATATCGTCGACTGAATTCGATGTTATCGCCCACTCCCCATGATGTTTGGGAACTGTATCTGGATGCCTACGGCTACGATTCGCTGTTTCCTGTAGTTAAAACCAATATTGGAAATCTGGCCTGCCTTGCCTCAGAAGATATTTTATATCCAGAAGTCGCCCGCTGTTTAGCCATCAGAGGGGCCGAAGTTCTATTGCATTCCACGTCTGAAATTGGTAGTCCATTGCTTACGCAACGAAAAGTGGCCAAGATGGCGCGGGCTATTGAAAATATGGCCTATGTTGTATCAGCTAATTCGGCTGGTATAGCCGACAGTCCGCTTCCTATGGGTACGACGGACGCTGGCTCTAAAATTGTGGACCCCAAAGGAATTGTATTGGCCGAAGCGGGCTATGGCGAGAGCATGGTCGCCAACGCCGACATTGACCTGGCGGCCTTACGGGAGTTTCGTCAACGTCCGGCAGCGGGTAATTTACTTGCCCGTCAACGATTTGAACTTTTCGCTGAAAGCTATGCAAAGTATAACATCTATCCGCCCGACACCCTCTTAAGTCAGCCTGCCGAACGACAACACTTTATCCGAACCCAGCAGGAGGTTATAAAAAAACTATACAGCTAAATTCGGGCAGTTTTAAGTAGGCAGTGTGCCGTTGGCTAAAGACTGGGTTCTGTCTACTAAGAACTCGTTTGGTCAATGGCCACTTTTCGCCTGCGTTTAGGTAGCCGGAACAGGTTACTACCCGATTCTTCAGGCGTCTGATCGCCTAAAAGAACTCCCCAGGGCCGCAAGCTTTCAACCCGATCGAAAATAACTTTCATGATCGCGATTGCCGGTATAGACAGAAACATTCCTGAAACACCCGCCACTGCGCCACCGATCAGTACGCCAACGATAGACACGAGCGCATTAACCCGCACTTTAGAGGCCACAATCAACGGCACAAGTACGTTGTTATCAATAAACTGTACAAAGAGAAACACCCCAACCACACCCAACAGAATCGTTAATTCGGGCTGGTTACTAAACGTTATCAATACCGTTAGGGCCGTTGCCACCAGCCCGCCGATATAAGGAACCAGGTTCAGAATGGCGGCCATAATTCCCAGCAAGACAGCGTATTGAACGCCCAACAGCAGTAATCCGACCGAATTGAGCACGGCAACGACGACCGTTTCGATCAGCAATCCAACCATATAGCTTTGGATAACTCCTTTTATTTCACCCAGCACTTCCCGCACACGTAGGGTGTGTTTTTCGGGAAAGAGAACAACCACAAAATGCAGTAGCATTGTTCGGTAATAAAGCAACAGAAAAACGTAGATTGGAACCAGTGTTAATGTACCAAGCGGCCCGGCAATAACGCCCAGTGCATCAGGGCTTTGCAAACTATTCAGAGTTTGTGCCTGTGCTTTTTGCATGTAGTTATTCTGTTGCCGATAACTGACATTGTATTCGCGTCGAATCCACCGCTGAACATCGTGATAAACATCATTGATGTTCTGACGAAACTTAGGAATGTCGTCAGTAAAATCGGCAATCTGCATGGACAATACCACGGTCACTCCAGACATAACAATAATTGCCAGCAAGAGGGCCAAACTTATGGCAATGACTTTATGCATTCCCAACCGGATAAGTCGATCTTCGACAGGACGTAACAAAACGGCCAGAAGCCCTGCCATAGCAAGCGGCACCAGAATATCCTGCCCTAGATAAATACCCGCCGTCAGGATGGCAAGCGACAGTAATGAGTGAGAGAACTGGTGGTAATGAGGACGCGAGAGGTCAGAGCCCATGTATCGTGAATGGTTAACTTTACGAGTAAACTAAAATTGAGCACAAATGGCTTTATATAACTGCGTGCTCCAATAATCGAATGGTCCCTTTAGCCGCATCTATCTCTGCATTGATACCGAGAGGCACCGTAAACTTATCGGTGATATGGCCAATCATCGAACCGGAAAAAGCAGGTATATTCAACGGAATAATATGATCGGTCAATACATCTTCAAACGTCAGCGAACCATAGCCGCCACTACCCGGCTCGCAGGAAGAACACTTACCAAATACAAAACCCGTAAGCTGCGACAAAACACCGGCCAGTTTTAAGTGTGTAAGCATCCGGTCTACGCTGTAAATATCTTCATGCGTATCTTCCACAAACAGAATTTTACCTTTCCAGTCGGGGATGTACGCTGACCCGAGCAGGTGTGATAACACCGTCAGGTTTCCACCAACGAGCTGACCCTGAGCGATTCCAGGACGAAGCGTCATGATACGGTCTTTAATCTGGGTCAGGTTATCATCTTTTTTTGATGGATTCTGAAATGTGACTACTTGCCCATCCATGAGTACCTGCCGCAACCAATCAACTGTGAACGCATTCCACGTAACTGCACCAACGGGGCCATGCATGGTAATAAGTCCAGTTTTCGTGTAAATAGCCAATAAGAGAGCCGTAATGTCACTATAGCCAACCAGAATTTTGGGATTCTGCCGGATTAACTCATAATCGATCAGTGGCAACAGTCGGGCACATCCCCAACCACCATGCATGGCCATAATCATTTTCACTGATGGATCGGCAAACATGGCATTAAGGTCGGCCGCCCGGTCGGCATCCCGACCAGCCAGATAACCGTATCGGTCATAAAAATGAGACGAAACCTTGGTCTGCAATCCCAATGCCTGCAACGATTCAATCGTGATTTGCACCGTCTCGCGACTATAGGCGGGTGATGCCGGGCAAATCAGCCCGACGGTATCGCCCGCTTTAATCCGCGCTGGTTTGATCGTGGTTGGTTGGCCATCCGTTACTGAAAGAAACGGGGCGATTACGGCGGTTTTGAGCAGTGAACGACGGGTTGGCATTGGCAAGTCAGAAGTTAATGCGGGAGTTGGTTTATGTTAATTCGATGAAAGTACTGACGTTTTTGCTACGTCACAGCACTTTGTTTAATGGCCTGCCATTCGTGGCACGGGCTCAAGCCAAACTACTCAGTAAATTGATTATTAAGTAACTTGTATATTTCTATTTAGGACTTTCGCTGCTAAGCGTGCCACGGTTATTAGGAGCAGTATCAGTACCCGTGGCACGCTTAGCAGCGAAAGTCCTACTATTTTGTTTATCGTGTGTTATCTATTTGTCCGATCATCCTAATTGCAACTTATAACCGAATAGCTTTTCTGACAAATAGGTTTTATTACTTAAAAATCACCTACTTTACGGCCAAAATCCCGTTTTTGCTTTATGCAATTGACCATTAATGAACGTTCCAGCATCCCCAAATATCGGCAGATTGTTGATGCTGTCCTGCAGGGGATCGAAACGGGGGCTTTACATCGCGATGAACAACTTCCGTCCATTAACGAACTGAGCGAAGAGTTTTATCTGGCGCGGGATACCGTCGAAAAAGCATATAAGTTTCTAAAAAAAGAGGGTGTCATCCAGGCTGTTCGGGGGAAAGGGTATTTTATCCGGCGTGAAGGGCCCGATCAGTTACGGGTCCTGTTGATCATGAATAAGCTCAGCGCCTATAAGAAAATAATTTATTACGCTCTGCTCGACGAATTGGGTGCCGGTGCTGTGGTTGATTTACGATTACACCATCACGATGCAACCCAGTTTGCCCAGTTGATCCGGGAAAGCCAGGGGGAATACAATTATTATGTTGTAATGCCTCATTTCTACGAACAGGCTGCTCCAACATCCACCCAGACAGCCAATGTACAGACGTTACTGGCAGAGATTCCATCCGATAAGCTGGTGTTATTAGACAAGGATTTGCCCGATCTGAAAGGCAATCATATCGCGGTCTTTCAACAGTTTGACCGGGATTTATACCAAGCGCTGGAATCGGGTGCCGACCTTCTTGAAAAATACCAGAAGCTCTTATTGATTTTCCCAAAAGATGTGCGCTACCCACCCGAGATTGTCCGGGGGTTCAGAAATTATGCCGTACATCATCGTAAGGATTTTACGATTCTAGACACTACGGTCAATCACATCATTGAGCCTGAAACTGCGTATATCGTACTGGAAGACAGCGACCTTGCTGAGCTAGTCCGGCAGGCAAAACGACAGAATCTCCTGCTTGGCCGCGATGTTGGCATTCTGTCATTTAACGAAACGCCCCTCAAAGAAGTCCTGGCCGATGGTATTACTGTCGTCTCAACTGATCACGAGCAGATGGGCCGTACTGCCGCCCAACTTATGCTCGAACATCGTCCAGAAAAGGTGAAAAATCCCTTTAAACTTATTCGTAGAGGCTCACTTTAACGATAATCTACGGCAGGCTGGCACGGTCTATGTATCCGTCGCCAACCCACTATAGTGATCATTTCTTATAATTAAACTTCAGGATATAACCTTTCTTGCCGTCGCCCTCACTGGCAATAAACAGATCGCCGTTGGGCGCGAAGCAGATACCTTCGGGCTGTCGGAACTGCTTAGGATCAAGGGGTTCGGAGTAAATAATTTTAGCCTGCCGATTGGTAATGATCAGGCGTTTACCCGCCGATGTCAGAATGTACCATTCACCCGTAATCGGATGTACGGCTATTCCTGAAGGCTTGTAGGTTTTTGGGTCAATTCCGGCTCCATTGAGTTGATCATCATTCAGGCTCATGTCTTTAAAAACGGCCTTATTTAGCAAATCGAACGAATAAACGGTTTTATCGCTCGAAGGGCCACCATTTTTAACCGCAATCAGCAACCGCTTTGTTTTCGGATCATACCCCAGCCCTTCAACTTCCGTCTTTTTAGGTAAATCGGTTTTAGTACGACCAATCTGGGTTGATTCGGGTTTGAACCGAAATAGATTCCCGTTGCTTTCCAGGACGTAGATCTCTCCATTTACGTATTCAATGCCTTCAAAATCACCATAGCCGCCAAAGCCAAAATCCTTGACAACATCCTTCTTTTTGGTATCATAGACGTATACAACCGCTTCTTCGTCCTGTACACAGAGCAACTGGTCGTCCTTATAATAGGTTAGGCCCGATATTTCTTCCAGTTTTTTTGGCATTGTAAAGTTCTCATCGGGAGCTGTCAGTTGGTAAGGCAGTTTGAAGGTTGGGTCGAGTCTGCCAGCTTCGGTTGTTTCATTTTTTTTCGATGATGGACCGCAGCCTATCAGCAACAGCATTACTCCCAGAAGTAGACGGTTCATGAACAAAGGTGTTTTGCGGTAAAAGTAAGTGTTTGAGCTGGAAGAGTCACATAGCTCTTTGGATTTTTCAGCCATCACTAATAATTAATAATCTTCCAATAATAATCAGTTTCTAAAGACCTCACCCCAGACGGCATTCAGAGTATTGAAAACCAGACTCGTACAGAAAATACTGGCACTCCGATAGGTTTAGTTTCAGCAAAAAGCTGGGTTTTACACCTTTGCATTGTTCAAACGAAACAGCAAAAAAATGAAAAATGTATTCATCCTGATACTAGGTCTCCTGGCTGGAACTGTATCATTCGCCCAGACACAACCTGGCATTGCCCCCGAAACAAGCGTGAGCATTACGACTGATCAAAAGCTTAAACTTATTGTCGGTCGCGACGAGACAACAGCAACAATTACCATGCGTGACGAAAATGGGCATGTTATCTACACCGATAAGGTTGGGCTCCAGAATGGACTCTATCAGAAATTCGACATTGCTCAACTCAATGAAGGCACGTATGAACTGGCAATTGCTATTGGTAGGGAAACGGTCGTCAAATCATTCGTCATTGAATCTCAGCCTGCCCATAAATTAGTTGCCTTGCGCTCATAAACTGAATGGCGTCATTCAGATTCCTGAAACTGGCATTCCGCCGGTTTCTTTTTTGTCAGGGAATACCTATCATTAGCTTTGTATAATGACTGAATCCACCATGACCTACCGTCTGACGAATCGACAAAAATGGCAACTCGCAATTAGCGTATTTGTTATTTATTGGCCTATTCGACTGTATATCAATGTATCAACGTTTAGCTGGGCTCTCATTCTGCGTAATATTCCATTCTGGATATTGGAAACCATAATGAGCGTTCTATTCTTCTATGCGTGGATCAACGTAACGGAGTGGCTGCAAAAATGGCTTTTTAATCGTTTCGGAGAAGGTTTTCTGATTGAATTCAGAATACCGACTCAATTGGCAACACTGGCCATTGCCAGTGCACTGGCGGTTGTTTTTAACTTTGGTTTTTATATGCTCTGGCATAGTGTAGACGATACGTTACAGCGTGGCTTTGGGATCATTCGCGAACAGGAAGCTCGCCCTCAGCGCACTCAACCTACCCAGGCCGTTTCCGAAGAACGTCGGAAACGAAGCGATCAACGCCGGCGCGTCAACAACGGCATGACCGTAATGGCCATGTTATCAGCATTTTACCTGGCGGCAAACCGTAGGGCCTATAGTCGGCTGGAGGATGTGCAGGTCCGGGCCGAACGGCTGGAAAAAGAGAATATTCAGGCACAGTTCGCGGCACTTAAAAGTCAGGTCAACCCGCACTTTCTGTTCAATAGCCTAAGTATTTTATCGTCTTTGGTTCACGCCGATGCCGACTTGTCTGAAAAATTCATTGATCAATTGTCAAGAGCATATCGCTATATTCTGGAGCAAAAAGATAACGAACGAGTGCTTCTCAAAACCGAACTGGAGTTCATTCAGGCTTATCGATTTTTACTGAATATTCGCTTTGAAAACAAATTCGACGTTGTTATTAACGTTCCCGAATCCGATCAGACCCGTTATAGCATTGCACCATTGACCCTACAATTGCTGGTTGAAAATGCGGTGAAGCACAACCGTATGTCCTCCAGAGAGCCGCTACACGTGCATATTCAGCTTGAGGGCGATTGTCTGCTTATTCAAAATAACCTTCAACCCCGCCCACAGTCTGAAACCTCAACTGGTGTAGGTTTGCAGAATATCATTACCCGGTATGCGCTACTCACCGAGCAGCCTGTTTGGGTTGGCGAAAATGAAGGTACTTTCATTGTGAAGATTCCACTTTTAACCTAGCGATTAGTGAATTAGAAAGTCAGCCAATACGATTTTTGGCTGGCTATTTATTCACTACGTTGCTTATTACTTATTCATCAAGAAATGAACGTTGTTATCATTGAAGACGAAAACCTAACGGCTAAACGGCTGGAGAGTCTTCTTCACAAATACGATCCGACGATCAATGTATTGACCCGACTACCATCGGTGGCCGAAACTGTAGTATGGCTGGAGCAAACTGACCGACCCGCCATTGACCTGGTGTTTATGGACATTCACCTGGAAGATGATCTTGGTTTTCGGATTTTTGAGCAGGCGGATCTGACGACACCCGTCATTTTCACGACCGCCTACGACGAATACATGATTCAGGCTTTTAAGGTAAATAGTATCGATTATCTGCTTAAGCCAATAAATTACGACGAATTGGTAGCCGCTATCGAGAAATTCAAGGCGCTGAAAAAACAGTTTGGTCAGGCCAGCCCCCCCGCTCCGGACATGGATACGCTGCTCAATCTAATTGGAAAATCGAAGCATACCGATTATAAGGATCGGTTTATGATTACGGTTGGGAATAAAATCCGGAGTATCAGCACATCCGACATTGCTTATTTCTATCTCGAAGAAAAAATCGTCTTTCTGGTCACCAAAGACGGCCTGAACCTTCCAGTTGATTATAGCCTGGACAAGCTCACCCAGGTGCTCAATCCGCGCCAGTTTTTCCGCATCAGCCGACAGTTTCTGGTATCACTGCCTGCAATTCAAACGATTCATACATTTTCGGCTGGCAAACTAAAGCTTGACCTTACTCCGAAATCAAAACACGAAGTATTTGTCAGTGGTGATCGAATGACGGAATTTAAAGAGTGGCTGGGGAAGTAGTTCTAAGCCAACGAAGTATGGTCCTCGAAGCCAACCTGTTTCATTAACTTGTTCCATAAGCATATCAGCCCGACGCCAATTGCGTTTCGGGTACACTTACTATGGCCCTTTTTTAGATGAAGTGGTCAACATCAGTACTTCTTATTTTACTTTACTAATTTTTCAAATCGTTCAAACCCCATTCCTGCATCACGTAAATAACAGGCATCAGCGACTGGCCGTATTCGGTGATCTTATATTCTACCCGTGGTGGGATTTCCGCATAAATAATTCGCTCAAGAATTTTATCCTCTTCCAGCTCTCTTAGTTGATTGACCAGCATTTGCTTGCTAATGTCAGGCATGGCTCGCTGTAGCATACTAAAGCGGTTGCATTTTTTACTGATCGCATAGATTATCAAAATCTTCCACTTGCCGCCAATTCTATTTAAGCAGTGTGTAACCGGGCAATTATTGGGATTAAAATCCTTGTTTTTTCGCGTATTTGCCATTAGTCTAAAATAATGTACTATGATGTCTAAAATTGACTACTGGTACTTAATAGACAAAGGTAACAACTTTGTATTCTCTCAAAAAGGCATCTAAGTTCGTAACTCTACCACCTTATTGCTGGCCTTGGGAAGAACGGTGAGTGTTTCGGCAACAGCAAAAATGTAAAACAATAACAGTAGAACAGATTAAAGAATCGATTGTGGGCAATTGGGTAAGCATTGCTTCCGAGTTGCGCCCAAGCATTAGCAAAAATACTGATGGAAGTATGAAACCATTCTACCTGACACGGGCCTTTACGTACGCGGCAGGCGACAAATTTGCGCTGGACGTGATTAATTCAGCCGACCCTTTTGGCAAGGTGCCGCTGGTAAAAATTGTCATAAAAGGCCATATTGTCTGGCAAGGGGAGCATCCGATTGTCGCAGGTGCCCAAAAAGTAGACTTCATCGCCGACGAGGGCTACGAAGTTACGCCCTTGCATCAAGGGTTTGCTGATGCTATGAACCAGGTTGCCAGCCAGGGTTTCAACAAATGGGAAGTCAACAGTATGCAGAGCGTTATGGGAAAAGCATTTGCTCCTTTTGGCCTTGTGGAGGGACAAACCTACGCCGAATACGACTTGATTTTCGTATTGAATGGCATGATGTTTTGGGGAGCCAAACACGTAGATGGCCGTGGCTTCGACAAACTTGAGAACAGGCCAGACAATTTGCAGATTCCCTTGATTAGACGTCAGTAAAGATATTGTATAGCACTCCTTCTCCCTGTGTTGTCGTTGTATCGGTTAATTAGTTATTGCAGCTAGTGTGAGTGTATGATCTGTAGGCCCCCATTGGATTGAATCACCTATCATCGGAGTGAAAATCGAACGGTAACTGCTAACAGTTGAAGAGTATATACTACTGCAACGGAGCCGACTTCGGAGAAAATATACCTTCAGTCGGCTCCGTTGCAGTAGTAACACGCCACCCAATTTAAAGTAAAAAATGAGGATAATTGAGAAGTTGCTCGCCAAAGGAAAATGGAAATTTCTAGCCGTTTCAACGTTTATGCGCTGATCTGTCGCTGACTGTAT comes from Spirosoma aureum and encodes:
- a CDS encoding DUF3244 domain-containing protein; translation: MKNVFILILGLLAGTVSFAQTQPGIAPETSVSITTDQKLKLIVGRDETTATITMRDENGHVIYTDKVGLQNGLYQKFDIAQLNEGTYELAIAIGRETVVKSFVIESQPAHKLVALRS
- a CDS encoding sensor histidine kinase encodes the protein MTYRLTNRQKWQLAISVFVIYWPIRLYINVSTFSWALILRNIPFWILETIMSVLFFYAWINVTEWLQKWLFNRFGEGFLIEFRIPTQLATLAIASALAVVFNFGFYMLWHSVDDTLQRGFGIIREQEARPQRTQPTQAVSEERRKRSDQRRRVNNGMTVMAMLSAFYLAANRRAYSRLEDVQVRAERLEKENIQAQFAALKSQVNPHFLFNSLSILSSLVHADADLSEKFIDQLSRAYRYILEQKDNERVLLKTELEFIQAYRFLLNIRFENKFDVVINVPESDQTRYSIAPLTLQLLVENAVKHNRMSSREPLHVHIQLEGDCLLIQNNLQPRPQSETSTGVGLQNIITRYALLTEQPVWVGENEGTFIVKIPLLT
- a CDS encoding LytR/AlgR family response regulator transcription factor, coding for MNVVIIEDENLTAKRLESLLHKYDPTINVLTRLPSVAETVVWLEQTDRPAIDLVFMDIHLEDDLGFRIFEQADLTTPVIFTTAYDEYMIQAFKVNSIDYLLKPINYDELVAAIEKFKALKKQFGQASPPAPDMDTLLNLIGKSKHTDYKDRFMITVGNKIRSISTSDIAYFYLEEKIVFLVTKDGLNLPVDYSLDKLTQVLNPRQFFRISRQFLVSLPAIQTIHTFSAGKLKLDLTPKSKHEVFVSGDRMTEFKEWLGK
- a CDS encoding winged helix-turn-helix transcriptional regulator encodes the protein MANTRKNKDFNPNNCPVTHCLNRIGGKWKILIIYAISKKCNRFSMLQRAMPDISKQMLVNQLRELEEDKILERIIYAEIPPRVEYKITEYGQSLMPVIYVMQEWGLNDLKN